Within Nicotiana tabacum cultivar K326 unplaced genomic scaffold, ASM71507v2 Un00037, whole genome shotgun sequence, the genomic segment aaggaaccatagtcactgccctgccatgaccgttcctcgtttgttttgcattttacgaccaaaaaactagaattccgcccgattcccatattttcgtgtgctatagcccacaccttgaGAGTGGGGCAGGGCCCACCGGACCTGGATcggctaaaaattttccgagccagcaaatactacctaaggaaccatagtcaccgccccgccatgaccgttcctccttcttttgtgttttatggccaaagaACTATacttccgcccgattcccatattttcgtgtgctatataccacgccttccgagtcggcCCGGGGCCCACtgaactggatcgcctaaaaaattttcgggccatgaattacgacctaaggaagcgtAGTCACTGCCtaaccatgaccgttccttttatttttgcttttgacggccaaaaaactagaattctgcttgattcccatatttcttgtcctatagcccacgtcttcccagTAGACAgggccccccgaacccggatagcctaaatATTTTCCTGGCCaacaaatacaacctaaggaaccataggcagcgccacgccatgaccgttcctcgttgttttgcattttacggccaaaaaactaaaattccacctgattcccatattttcgtgtgctatagcccacgccttgcgagtggggcAGGGCCCacaggacccggatcgcctaaaatatttctgagccatccaatacgacctaagaaaccatagtaaccaccacgccatgaccgttcctcatttgtttgcgttttacagccaaaaaactagaattccgcccgattcccatattttcgtgtgctatagcccacgccttccgagttggcccaGGCCCCCccagacaccgatcgcctaaaaaaattttaggccatgaaatacgacctaaggaaccatagttacttcCCCGctatgatctttcctcatttttttgagatttacggccaaaacactagaattccgctcgattaccatattttcgtgtgctatagcccacgccttcccagtggccCCCCaaacccggatagcctaaaaattttccgggccataaaatacgacctaaggaactatagtcactgccccgccatgaccgttcctcgttattttgcattttacggccaaaaaactagaattccgcctgattcccatattttttgtgtgcaatagcccacgccttccgagtgggcccgggccgccagaccttgatcgcctaaacttttacaggccataaaatatgaccaaaggaaccatagtcaccgccccgccataaccgttcctcgttttttttgagttttacggccaaaaaactagaattccgctcgattaccatattttcgtgtgctatagcccacgccttcccagtggccCCCCAAAACCCgtatagcctaaaaattttccgggccataaaatacgacctaaggaactatagtcactgccccgccatgaccgttcctcgttatttttcattttacggcaaaaaaactagaattccgcctgattcccatattttcgtgtgttattgcctaCACCTTCTTAGTAGGCTTGATCCCCccagacaccgatcgcctaaaaattttccgagccatgaaatacgacctaagtaactaTAGTCACCAACCACCATGGCCATTcctttttttttgcgttttacggacaaaaaacgagaattccgcccaattcccatattttcatgtcataTAGCCTACGCTTTcctagtgggcagggccccccggacccggattgcctaaaagttttccaggccattaaataccacctaaggaatcatagtcacagccccgccatgactgttcttcattgttttgcgttttacggccaaaaaactagaattacgcccgattcccatattttcgtgtgctatagcccatgccttccgagtgggtccgggccccccggacctcgattgcctaaaatttttggggccatcaaatacgacctaaggaaccatagtcaccacccctccatgactgttcctcgttattttgtgtttaaaggccaaaaaactataattccgcccgattcccatattttcatgtgctatagcccacgccttctgtgtGGGCCGggggcccccggaaccggatcgcctaaaaattttctaggccatcaaatacgacctaaggaaccatagtcaccaccccgccatgaccgttcctcgttattttgtgttttatggccaaagaactataattccgtacgattcccatattttcctgtgctatagaccacgccttccgagtgggtgcgGGACCCACAAAACCGGATCGCGTAAAAGTTTTCCGggacatgaaatacgacctaaggaaccatagtcacctccccaccatgaccgttccttttagttttgcattttacggccaaaaaactagaatttcgcccaattccatattttcgtgtcctataaaccacgccttcccagtgggcatgGCCCCtcggactcggatagcctaaaaatttttcgggccatcaaatacgacctaatgatctatagtcaccgcccctccatgaccgttccacattattttgtgttttacggcccaAAAAGTATAATTccccctgattcccatattttcgcgtggtataacccacgccttctgagtgggcccggggcccccggaactggatcgcctaaaaaaatttccgggcaatcaaatacgacctaaggaatcatagtcaccgccccgccatgactgttcctcatttgtttgcgttttacggccaaaacactagaattacgcctgattcccatattttcgtgtgctatatagcccacgccttccgagtgggtctgggcccacCGGACCTTGATTGCCCAAAATTTTTTGTGCcaccaaatatgacctaaggaaccatagtcactgccacgccttgaccgttcctcgttattttgcattttactgcaAAAGAACTataattcctcccgattcccatattttcgtgtgctatatacaacgccttccgcgtgggcccggggcccactaaaccagatcgcctaaaaatttttcgggctgtgaggtgtgaaacaagtccagttcccagttaaacggtgatttctgttttaatttaattgagaagTCATGGCGGATTACCGCCCGACACTTGATCCTGTAAaaatggtatcaaagcctaggtactttcatggtatatataagatagatatgaaatatttgacatagatatgtttctgaaatatggatttaggagaaactagtatgaaaaatactagattggaagaggtagatatacctcaaaaccttgatttgttaaacaaatggactattcctaaagtccctattagaacaatctatgattatggatagtttgataaactctcttctaaacaacttgttaaaacaactgagcaatctttagctttaaattcgtctgaacagactattcgtttgttaaacaagcatgatgtagatgtttataaacaccagtataattatttgcatattggtatggttcaaattgcttttaaacctttaacccttaaagggttaccagagacatttttggctgctctcagagatgccagaaatttgaattttagacagtctctgatgggttctattgaatctactgtCGCCTATGGCtgagtatattttaatactcaacccaatttgcaattatctttatctgatgttaatatacttgatgcattaacattaaatgtgaaaacgcatggttataattatgcgcctggttctgaactgatATGTTTATCGTATAGAATTTATTGTAAATTACTATCTACGTTAAACCCcagatgtaaattatatgatacatctgatcagactattctagtagaaacgaattttgcaaagtctaaggtcaccacgaggagacctattaagtgggaagaaattaattttccaaccacatggactttggattcggttatatcccccagtcagataactgatgctgtcagtaatactgagtattctcatattactcaaaatccggatggtaggatttgcattcagtttgacgATAATAGTTCTACTTATAGTAGACAGTCATCTTCTAATAATAGACTATTGCCTACTATTAGTTCTAGTTATAACAGACATTCCTTTACTAGTCGTAGACTGTTGCCtgatattcaacacatttctcctgttgaaccagtctatggaccggctagaaatcgtgctgcatctctacacacaatttctaccaaagtaggtgataaacctgttgaaagggttaagattaaccccaaaacaaatattgttcaggataatgataatatttctgataaggatattccttctgcgtccgagatggattttgaccccaatgattcttaatgattccacaccaaattgattttagtccagggtcacaagctagatgttatattcaaaaagaatttttcactgataaatggaaccagtttaaaacttggttttttgatacttatagtaaagatgatttaaataatatttcccaagagttttatgaaacttgtgctttacataatcaaattatgtattttgttccttggtttataaccatctatttaccactttttataaaagttttggaaagatcttataaagatgggaATGGCAATATTACTAAAtccatttaccctcctcaatcatcttttgttttacctaataatacaggcattacttttactgcatttcaaaaatttattgatgaagatgttgccGCAGTCAGCATCACAGAAATTAATAaactaatttctcaaaataattatttgagtttatatgttaaagttttgggtgaaaacgttagttttcttaataaaaaacttgaagatttaacagtcttgattaaggatatgaatactaaaaagactttgactgatattgcctcttcttcaggaagcaaatcagaacctcaaattgttgttactcatattcaaagacctcctgatattcaggattttaaatttaaatcttttggagacttagaagaacttcttgataaaaagttatcaggtttgaatatcaaacccattgatttatcaaatgattttgctgataaattaaattctacttttgactataaaaaggatgttttgtcagagtttaataaactcagaagttaccccaaaaagaatagtaagtttgcagatagtagatatgctgataaacctagaatgcaaacttattattacaatcgtcctactcctcaagatgttttaatagaggaacgtgattggaatcagactaatacgtcttacagtggttccgaaatatacgaatggaatcttgatggattgactgataggcagttaactattctagtacatagaatgcttatgtatgcaactatctgtaaaagtgtgaaGAATACAGATTGGAATATTTGCAGAATGATTGTTgtaggttttactggccaacttcgtggctggtgggacaatTATTTATCTATTGACGAAAGGGCAATGGTTATTAACGCTAAAGCCATTGACGAAGGACTTGATAACCTAGGCATGGCCCTAGTGGCAAATAGAGAAGATGCCGTTTATACCCTTATTCTTACTATATTAGAacacttcaatggtagatttaccaaccaGAATGAGACTGTTCGTACTCTCCTTAATAGCCTTAGATGTAAGACTTTAAGTGAATTTAGGTGGTATAAAGACACCTTTATGAGTAGAGTGATGGAACTACCAGAAAATAAGCttgaacattggaaagctaagttcatAGATGGACTTCTCTCTTTATTTGCCGAAAGAGTTAGAAAGGTTTTAAGAGGTAATTATGGGAAAATTCCTTACGTAgattatacctatggtaagttAATAGGAATTTGTACACAAGAAGGGTTAAACTTGTGCAATGAATTAAGATTgtctagacagcttaagatggATAAGCTTAAGGAAAGAAACCAGTTAGGTGACTTTTGCACCCAATTTGGTTTACCCGAGACTTCTActcataagaagaagaaacataagtatcatagataccccaacCAAGACAGTCCTTATAGGAGAAAGATatctagatatagatccaaagaagaacaagaagccaaGAAAGCACATCGCAAGTCCactagatttaccaaaaatagaTCTAAGCGAGACCTTGctgacattaagtgttataagtgtggtaaatttggccatatagctccaaattgtaagcttcaaaagctgaaaaccttaggactagacgatgaactacgtgataaggtttatggtttgttatacacttctggatcaAAATCCGATTATTATTCTGAatcagaatccgaagctgaaattgacttgcttgatttatctgatagtgataaaaatattgataatacctGTACAACTTGTAAAGGTTAtacatgtacttgtgatgatgaattttataaattacaatcacaatTTGAAGATct encodes:
- the LOC142178910 gene encoding uncharacterized protein LOC142178910; this encodes MIVVGFTGQLRGWWDNYLSIDERAMVINAKAIDEGLDNLGMALVANREDAVYTLILTILEHFNGRFTNQNETVRTLLNSLRCKTLSEFRWYKDTFMSRVMELPENKLEHWKAKFIDGLLSLFAERVRKVLRGNYGKIPYVDYTYGKLIGICTQEGLNLCNELRLSRQLKMDKLKERNQLGDFCTQFGLPETSTHKKKKHKYHRYPNQDSPYRRKISRYRSKEEQEAKKAHRKSTRFTKNRSKRDLADIKCYKCEM